The region GTGATGCGCCACGCGATTTTTTCCCTGCCACAACAGAGCAATCCCAGCCTGCGCACGCCGCGCATCGTCCTCAGCACCCTGCCGCAGGAACGCCATGGCCTGGGGCTGTTGATGGCCGAGGCCCTGTGCGTGGCGGCCGGCGCGCATTGCATGTCGCTGGGCGTGGAAACGCCGCTGACGGACATCGTCGCCGCCGCCCGCGCGCAGCGGGCCGATATCGTCGCCTTGTCGTTTTCCAGCGCCAGCAAGGAACGCCAGACGCGCGACAGCCTGCGCCAGTTGCAGGCCGGCTTGCCGGCCACGGTGGAAGTGTGGGCCGGCGGACGCAGCCCCGCGCTGCACAAGCGCCCGCCGCCCTTTTTGCATGTGCTGGACTTGCGCCAGGTGGAGGAAAGCATCGCCGACTGGCGCCGCCGCCATCAGGCGGATGCCCTGCAAACCCACTGAACACGGGAGAACTGCGGCGATCTCCGTGGAAACGCGCGCAATGTTGCCAATCGAACAGTAAAGCATGAAGCGCCGGGCGCGCTCTGGTAGAATAGCCCGTATCGACAGTGTCCGGCGCCGCCGGGCCCAAGGTCAGCACCCGCCACCACACATCCATGTTTAGTTTCTTCAAGAAAAAACCCGCCGCCCCTGAAGCCCTGCCTGTCAGTGTCGAGCCTGCTCCCCCTCCCGCCGCCACTGTCCCGCCGCCTGCCGCCCCTGCCGCTGCGCCCCTGAGCGGCGCGCCGGCCGAGCTCGTGCCCGTGGTCGTGGCTGCCGAACCCGAGAAAAAATCGTGGATGACGCGCCTGAAGGCGGGCCTGTCGAAGACGTCGAATACCCTGTCCGTGCTGTTCGTCGGCGCGAAGATCGACGACGCCCTGTACGAAGAGCTGGAAGCGGCGCTGCTGATGTCCGACGCCGGCATCGACGCCACGGAATTCCTGCTGACGGAACTGAAGAAAAAGGTCAAGGAAGACAAGCTGCTCGACGCCGCCGCCGTCAAGGCCGCGCTGAAAGTGCTGCTGATCGACCTGCTGACACCGCTGGAAAAGCGTTTCGAGCTGGGCCGCCACAAGCCGCTCGTGATGATGATTTCCGGCGTGAATGGCGCCGGCAAGACCACCACCATCGGCAAGCTGGCCAAGCACATGCAGTCGAATAACCAGTCCGTGCTGCTGGCCGCGGGCGACACCTTCCGCGCCGCCGCGCGCGAGCAGCTGATGGTGTGGGGCGAGCGCAACAACGTGACCGTGATTTCGCAGGAATCGGGCGACCCGGCCGCCGTGGCCTACGACTCCGTGCAGTCGGCCAAGGCGCGCGGCATCGACGTGGTGATGGTCGACACGGCGGGACGCCTGCCGACGCAGTTGCACCTGATGGAAGAATTGAAGAAAATCAAGCGCGTGATCGGCAAGGGCATGGAAGGCGCGCCGCATGAAACCCTGCTCGTCATCGACGGCAACACGGGCCAGAACGCCTTGACGCAGGTCAAGGCGTTTGATGACGCCCTGCAGCTGAGCGGCCTGGTGATCACCAAGCTCGATGGCACGGCCAAGGGCGGCGTGCTGGCGGCGATTGCCCGCGTGCGCCCCGTGCCCGTGTATTTCATCGGCATCGGTGAGAAAATTGAAGACTTGCAGCCCTTCGTGGCTGCCGAATTTGTCGAAGCGCTGCTCGGATAAGCCCATACATGATTGAATTTCAGCACGTCTCCAAGCAATACTCCCCCGATGCAGTGGCGCTCAGCGACATTTCGCTGAGCATTGCCAAGGGCGAGCTGGTCTTTCTGGCCGGCCCGTCCGGCGCCGGCAAATCCACCCTGCTGAAAATGATCGCCGCCATGGAACGCCCCACTTCCGGCAAGCTGATCGTCAATGGCCAGGACATGGCGAAGATCAAGCCGGCCGGCGTGCCCTTCCTGCGCCGCAACATGGGCCTGATCTTCCAGCAGCAAAAACTGCTCAACGACCGCTCCATCCTGGCCAATGTCATGCTGCCGCTGCTCGTCGTCGGCGCCCACAAGGCTGCCGCAGAGCAACGCGCGCGCGCCGCGCTCGACAAAGTCGGCCTGCTCGACCGCGCCCTCGCGCGTCCGCTGTCGCTGTCGGGCGGCGAGCAGCAGCGCGTCTCCATCGCGCGCGCCATCGTCAACCGGCCGCAAATCATCCTGGCCGACGAACCGACGGCCAACCTGGACCGCGCCAGCGCCAACAAGGTGCTCGACGCGCTGAAAGCGTTCCATTCCGTGGGCGTGACCTGCCTCATTTCCAGCCATGACGAACAGATGCTCGACGCCGCCGCCCGCGTGATCCACCTGAAAAATGGCCAGCTGGTGGCCATCGACAAGGCCACGCAGGCGCCCGTGTTTGCCCCGCCCGACCCCGACTTTTCGCCCACGCCCGCGCCGGGCGCCGATGACGGCGAAGGAGAACGCGCATGAGAGGCTGGTTCCGTCAACACCGTTTCGCGCTCGGTTCGGCGCTGATTCACTTGCGCAAGTCGCCGGGCGGCTTTTTATTGAACGTGCTCGTCGTCGCCATCGCCCTGTCGCTGCCGTTCGCCGGCTTGACCATGCTCGACAATGTGCGCCCCATGTCGGAACAGATGTCGGTCGACCCGGAAATCAGCGTCTTCCTGAAAATCGACACGCCGCGCGAGCAGGCCGTGGCCCTGGCGGGCGAAATGCGCAAGATCGTGCGCAACCAGAAGGCCAAGATCGTCTTCATTGCGCGCGAACAGGCGCTCGATTCGCTGAAAAACAAGAGCGGCCTGGCCGACGTGCTGAGCACCCTGGGCGACAATCCCCTGCCCGACAGCTATGTGCTGAAGCTCGACGCGTTCAGCAGCGCCAGCGAAGCGCAGGATGTCGATGCCGTGGCGGAACAGTTGCGCCACCTGCCAGGCGTGGAATCGGCGCAAGTCGATTCGGCCTGGGTCAAGCGCCTGGCGGCCCTGCTGGGCGTGCTGCGCCTGGTGCTGCTGCTGCTGGCCATCACCCTGGGCGTGGCCGTCATCGCCGTGGTCTTCAATACCATCCGCCTGCAAGTGATGCAGCAACGCGATGAAATCAGCATCTCAAAGCTGATCGGCGCGACGGACACCTTCATCCACCGCCCCTTCTATTACACGGGCGCCCTGCTGGGCCTGTGCGCGGGCGCCCTCGCCCTGGGTGCCGTGGCGCTGGCCCTGCAGCCGCTGAATACGGCGATTGCCGAATTTGCCCGCCTGTACGCGTCCGAATTCCAGCTGGTGCCGCTGGCGCCGCTGCCGATGGCCGGCTTGCTGGCCCTCAGTGCCGGCCTCGGCCTGATCGGCGCCTTCCTCTGCGTGCAGCGC is a window of Janthinobacterium sp. 1_2014MBL_MicDiv DNA encoding:
- the ftsY gene encoding signal recognition particle-docking protein FtsY; the protein is MFSFFKKKPAAPEALPVSVEPAPPPAATVPPPAAPAAAPLSGAPAELVPVVVAAEPEKKSWMTRLKAGLSKTSNTLSVLFVGAKIDDALYEELEAALLMSDAGIDATEFLLTELKKKVKEDKLLDAAAVKAALKVLLIDLLTPLEKRFELGRHKPLVMMISGVNGAGKTTTIGKLAKHMQSNNQSVLLAAGDTFRAAAREQLMVWGERNNVTVISQESGDPAAVAYDSVQSAKARGIDVVMVDTAGRLPTQLHLMEELKKIKRVIGKGMEGAPHETLLVIDGNTGQNALTQVKAFDDALQLSGLVITKLDGTAKGGVLAAIARVRPVPVYFIGIGEKIEDLQPFVAAEFVEALLG
- a CDS encoding cell division ATP-binding protein FtsE — translated: MIEFQHVSKQYSPDAVALSDISLSIAKGELVFLAGPSGAGKSTLLKMIAAMERPTSGKLIVNGQDMAKIKPAGVPFLRRNMGLIFQQQKLLNDRSILANVMLPLLVVGAHKAAAEQRARAALDKVGLLDRALARPLSLSGGEQQRVSIARAIVNRPQIILADEPTANLDRASANKVLDALKAFHSVGVTCLISSHDEQMLDAAARVIHLKNGQLVAIDKATQAPVFAPPDPDFSPTPAPGADDGEGERA
- the ftsX gene encoding permease-like cell division protein FtsX; amino-acid sequence: MRGWFRQHRFALGSALIHLRKSPGGFLLNVLVVAIALSLPFAGLTMLDNVRPMSEQMSVDPEISVFLKIDTPREQAVALAGEMRKIVRNQKAKIVFIAREQALDSLKNKSGLADVLSTLGDNPLPDSYVLKLDAFSSASEAQDVDAVAEQLRHLPGVESAQVDSAWVKRLAALLGVLRLVLLLLAITLGVAVIAVVFNTIRLQVMQQRDEISISKLIGATDTFIHRPFYYTGALLGLCAGALALGAVALALQPLNTAIAEFARLYASEFQLVPLAPLPMAGLLALSAGLGLIGAFLCVQRHLARLN